The Agaribacterium sp. ZY112 genome includes the window GGAGTTGAGCGTATCCGCGATGTGCTTTCGGCTTGTCGTGCACAAGGGGTTGAGGTTTTAACCCTGTTTGCATTTAGCTCTGAGAATTGGCGTCGTCCTCCTAAAGAGGTTGAAGCCTTGATGAGCTTGTTTTATAGCTACTTAAAAAAAGAAGCTAAGCAGTTAAAAAAAGAAGGGGTGCGCTTAAAGGTAATTGGTAATCGTGCTCGCTTTTCCCCTAAGTTACTTAAGGCAATCAACGATGCTGAAAGCATCGCTTCAGAAGGCGATGCAACTTTGTGCATTGCTGCTGATTATGGTGGTCGTTGGGATATTGCTAATGCCGCGAAAGAGCTTGCTATAAAAGTACGTGATGAGAAGCTTGATCCGGAGTTGATCGATGAGGACTTGCTTGGCCACTCTGTAACAACAGAGGGGCTGCCTGAGCTCGATTTATTGATTCGTACAGGAGGTGAGACGCGCATTTCGAACTTCCTGTTGTGGCAAGCGGCTTACGCTGAATTATTTTTTAGCCCTGTGTTGTGGCCTGAGTTTGGTGAAGAGGCCTTAAAGCAAGCAGTTGATTGTTTTTATGGTCGAGAGCGCCGCTTCGGTAAAACATCCGAACAGCTTGCGCAAGAGGCATCAGGTGCTTAAACAGCGTGTTATTACTGCCTCGGTGTTAATGCTGGGCTTTTTGTCGTTACTCTTTTTGAGTCCTTGGTTTGTATTTGTTGCGGTGATTGCAGGCGTGTTTGCTATAGGGGCTTGGGAATGGGCTAATTTAAGCGGGCTTATTTCTACTTGGGCTCGCTTGGCTTACACATTATTCATTGCCGCACTGGCCGTCGCGTTTTTCTATTTTTCGTCTTTTGCTGCAGAGACCGCTTTAACGGCTAAGGCCACTATTGTTGCCTGCACTTGGTGGGCGGTGGCTTTGCTGTGGGTGCAGTCTTATCCCGCTAGCAGCGTGTTATGGCGGCCTAAGTGGGTGCGCCTATTTATGGGTGGTTTGGTATTGCTTCCCGCTCTTTTTTCAGTGGCATGGCTTCGCCAGCAGGCGAATGGTATTGAATTAATTCTTTTTGCATTGCTTTTGGTGGCAGCGGCTGACAGCGGCGCTTATTTTAGTGGTCGAGCTTTTGGTAAAGGTAAGTTGGCCCCAGCGGTGAGTCCTGGTAAAACATGGGCCGGAGTATGGGGAGGCTTGTTGCTTTCTTTATTGGTGGGCTTGGCTTATGGGTACTTTGTTTTGGCTCTGAGTCTGCCTTTCCTCTTAGTGTTGATTCCTCCTGTCGCGCTTGTATCGGTGCTTGGGGATTTGCTGGAAAGTATGCTTAAGCGCGAGCGAGGCATTAAAGACAGCGGCTCCATTTTGCCTGGGCATGGCGGCGTGCTCGATCGCTTGGATGGTGTTGTTGCTGCTATTCCTTTACTTGTTCTTGTGCTCGCTCACGCGAGTTGATTTATCAATAAATGTACAATTGATCATCCGGAACTTATATCAGGTGGCTGTGGTCAGATTGTGATGCTAATAAAAACGCCAGACCGTGTTCTGGCATCGCTCTTAAGCTGAGGAAAGCTGGGTGCCTTTTTTAACAACAGTTTTATGGTTTTTGCTAGCTATCAGCATCTTGGTGGCAGTTCATGAGTTCGGGCACTTTTTTGTTGCACGACGCTGTGGCGTCAGGGTATTGCGCTTTTCTATTGGCTTTGGGCCAAGGTTGTTAAGCTTTCGTGATAAGCAGGGGACCGAATTTGCTCTAAGTGCCATTCCTTTGGGTGGCTATGTGAAAATGCTTGATGAGCGCGAGGCGCCTGTCGAAGAGCACGAGCTGGCTTACAGCTATAGCCGTAAAAGCGTTGGCCAGCGTATTGCTATTGCTGCTGCAGGCCCCGCAGCTAATATTCTTCTGGCGTTTGTTCTTTACTGGGCCATCTTGCTAAATGGAACCTTGGTTTATAGTCCTGTTATTGGTGACGTTGAGCTGGGCTCTCCGGCTGAGCTTGCTGGTTTAGGAGAGGGGCAAGAAATTATTGCTGTCGATGGTGAGCCTACACCAGGGCGCAGAGATGTACGCCTAGCTTTGCTTAAGCGCTTAGGTGAAACCGGCGATATTGTTATTAGTACGCGTTACGAAGACGGCGGCTTAACCTATGAAAGCCCTGTGCGTATTTCAAATTGGTTAAGTGCCGTTGAGGACCCTAAGCCCTTAGAGTCTCTTGGGCTGAGTTTCTTTTACCCCGCTTTAGGGCAGACCGTTGGGCAGCTTGTTGAGGGTGGAGCAGCACAAGCGGCTGGTTTTCAGGTTGGGGATGCCTTGGTTGCTGCCAATGGTGAG containing:
- the uppS gene encoding polyprenyl diphosphate synthase; the protein is MDGNNRWARREGRSGIAGHKVGVERIRDVLSACRAQGVEVLTLFAFSSENWRRPPKEVEALMSLFYSYLKKEAKQLKKEGVRLKVIGNRARFSPKLLKAINDAESIASEGDATLCIAADYGGRWDIANAAKELAIKVRDEKLDPELIDEDLLGHSVTTEGLPELDLLIRTGGETRISNFLLWQAAYAELFFSPVLWPEFGEEALKQAVDCFYGRERRFGKTSEQLAQEASGA
- a CDS encoding phosphatidate cytidylyltransferase: MLKQRVITASVLMLGFLSLLFLSPWFVFVAVIAGVFAIGAWEWANLSGLISTWARLAYTLFIAALAVAFFYFSSFAAETALTAKATIVACTWWAVALLWVQSYPASSVLWRPKWVRLFMGGLVLLPALFSVAWLRQQANGIELILFALLLVAAADSGAYFSGRAFGKGKLAPAVSPGKTWAGVWGGLLLSLLVGLAYGYFVLALSLPFLLVLIPPVALVSVLGDLLESMLKRERGIKDSGSILPGHGGVLDRLDGVVAAIPLLVLVLAHAS
- the rseP gene encoding RIP metalloprotease RseP gives rise to the protein MPFLTTVLWFLLAISILVAVHEFGHFFVARRCGVRVLRFSIGFGPRLLSFRDKQGTEFALSAIPLGGYVKMLDEREAPVEEHELAYSYSRKSVGQRIAIAAAGPAANILLAFVLYWAILLNGTLVYSPVIGDVELGSPAELAGLGEGQEIIAVDGEPTPGRRDVRLALLKRLGETGDIVISTRYEDGGLTYESPVRISNWLSAVEDPKPLESLGLSFFYPALGQTVGQLVEGGAAQAAGFQVGDALVAANGEPIKDWYHWVDLIQAHPGKELLVAVERAGQLRELSLIPNMKTADDGKVYGYAGVGVELPRMPEHMRKLVQYSPLQALVGAGGETWEAISFVFVSLKKLLVAEISIKNLSGPIGIAKVAADQAQYGFWAFMSFLAHVSVVLAVLNILPIPVLDGGHILYCIAEWVKGRPLSERAQMWGFKAGMAALMCLMVVAFYNDLMRL